The sequence TTGATAAATAGCTCAGCAGCTTCGATAACGGTTTCTTCACGAGTAACTTCGATTCCAGAATCTCGGGCCTGATCAACCATCACCTTAAATTCGGCTAGCTTTTGTTGTGCATCGGCTCCCATCGACGAGCCATAGTAGTTTAAATCTGTATCGATGTAGAAGTCGTGCTCCACGGATCCGGCAAATGCGGGAGTCGTACATAGGGCTACTGCGAGTCCGGCAATGAATTTTTTCATAGCAAAACCTCCTTTAACTAAAAGTATTGCCTTCGATTTCTAAATTTTTGATCTGCTTTGCGTTCATATAGATTTCAGATTTCGAGCCAATAATGTTGTTGTTTTTAATTTGTAGCGTATCGATCGAGCCACCATATATAAGAGGGAAGTCGCCGACAATTAGCTGATTATTCTCTATTGTAATGTTGCCGTGGAAGTAGCCTTCAAATTCCTCCATTTCGGGATCGATATCGATAAGCGCTTTGCCCCAAGTTTTGGTATTGCGGCGGCTGAGAATGTTGTCTTTGATGATAACACTGTTTGTTGCACCAGACTCATACCATCCGGTCATATCGGCACTGATTTTGATAGCGGCTCCTTCACAATACAATTCGTTATTGGCAATCAAAATGTCCTTTGCAGAAGTAAGTAAGAGGCCACGTGCCCTATTTTTGCCGCCTTTGTTGTTGGTAAATGTAACCGTTGGATAGGAGTCTAAGTCCTCTATGCAATACCCTTGATCGGCCGCAAATTCGAAGGCATCTGTAAACTCGATTTCATAAAATTTGTTATTGATCACATGAATCGACTTCACTGCCGTCTCAGATAATTTTACCATCGTTTTATCAGCATAGATCCCGATTTTAGCACCAACTTTAAGGCTGAATGCTCCCACCTGCTGGCGATGCGGAATTTCTGCAATCACATTAGTGGAGTCAACGACAGCATGAACTCTGAGATAATTGCCATGTACATTTAAAATATCATCGAGCTGATTTTCGAATAGTGAATTTGTAACAACGAGATCTCCGGAGCAGCCCACAAAATGCGTCGCATCAGCATTGGCGGAAACCACTCGGTCGCTGCCAGGTTCAATGGATACCTTAAAATTGTTTAGAGTAATGTTTTCGGTAAACTGAGCTACAACTCCCATAGTGCCAGCGTGATATACGGTGATATTTTCTAATCGTATATTTTTGGAAGAATCGATCGAAATTGCGGGAACGTATCGCTGCTCATGTTTTATAGAAAGGATGGAGCCCACGTTAGGCAGCTTGCGAAACTTCCTCTTAATTTTGAGCAGGCCTGGCTCGAGTTCTTCAACTACTAACGGACCCCATACGCCGTTATCAACTGCATCAGCAAGAGGTCGCTTATCCTGCTTAGAAAATTCGAGGATGCCATGTACAAATTCGTTTGAATAATCGGTGCCAACAAAAGAGAGAACGCCGGCCTTAATTTGATACGGATATTTTGCTTGATCAATCTTGATAACAACTTCATCATCTGCAGCGGCGACAACTTCGCCCTGAGAGAAAAATGGTCTTTCATAATCGATGACAAAATTTTTGAGAGTAATGTTTTCGCTACCATATATATAAAATGGGCAAATTCTGCCAATACCATTGAGCCGCGCACCGTTGCCATCAATTACCAAATTTTTCTTGTTGTATATAGGAAAGGCAACATTCTTGAGGCCAAAATCGTTGTTTGTCATATAAAAAAATCGTTCATTAGCATAGGTGACGCGCAAATCATACGTCCCATTCTCTAGCGTGATTTCATTGCCGCAGTTTCCTAGCAAAATTTTATTGAAGTAATATACGCTATCCTTGAGTATAGAATTATTAATATCGTTAATATTCATCCAAAATCTCCTTTACTATTATTTGTTATTAACTTTATCTATGAATATTATCTTGCATTGGCAACATCGAGGGCAACTTGCCAAACCGGAGAATGTTTTTGAACGGCTTCGGCAGGGGTAAGGCCGTTAAGATAGATGTCGGTATATAATGCCGTGATTTTGACATCTGCAGAAATCATTTTGTCGTAATCCGACTTAGCCGTGCCTGGTGTTAGCGCAATGGCATGAGTTTCGTCAACAGCACGAGAGTCGCGATAAAGAGGATAATGCTCATCTTTCCAAGCAGTCTGCGCATCATATCCAGGAGGCAAACTATTGTATTGATCAAACGCTAGCGCTATCATTTCGGCTTCTTCTTTTGTATATGTACTAGGAATTACGTAGCCCTGACCGCTTGTTTTTACGGTTAGACTACCTTTTGGCCCTTTGGGAAAGCATACGATTCCATAATCATCTTCCATTCCAGCAGCAAAGTCGCGAGCGTTCCAAACGTCTCCCAAAAACATTGCAACATCACCGTTCATAAATACATTTGGAATAGATTTCCAAGGAGTAGGGGTGGTATCGTAGCCTTTATTGTAATAAGCAATGGCCCATTCGAGTGCTTGTAAAGTTTCGGGAGAGCCGGCATTGTTAAAGTAGATGTCATTTTTATCTTTGCCGATGATTGACCCATGATTGGATAAGATGGCCATCTCAAAGAAATGGGTTGGTTGCAAGGCAAAGGCATAGTGGTCGGTAATTCCGTCGTTATTGGTATCGCGAGTGAGCTTTGCAGAAACTTCTTCGAAGGCTTCCCAGGTCCACTCATCGGCAGCTTGTAAGTCGTATAGCAGATCGGGATCTAGCCCGGCTTCTTCAAAGAGTCGTTTATTAAAGTAGACAGTTTTTTCGGGATACAAATCTTTAACAACGCCATAAACTGCGCCACCAACTGTCATCATTTCTGTAACAACTGGATTCCACTTGGGATCAGTAACATCTATATTCTCAAGAGTGGTGAGATCGTAAGCAAGGTGGTTTCGAGCAATAGCATTAGCAAATTCGGGTGGCATTCGATGAATTTCTCCTCCCGGATCTTCGGCAAGAACTGTGGTAGACAAAAATTCAAGAGAATCCATATATGTGGTCAGAGCATCTTTGCTGAAAGTATAGTTGTGCTTTTTGGCCATATTATTTCTATGTTCCCATAGCAGTTCATCATAATTGCTTCTCTTTTCTTCGGGTTCGCTTTCGGAGTTATATTGAGCAACATTAATTTCCCAGCCACCAAAATCTAGTGCAGCGACAGGATCTGTAGTTGTGAGGGCAGTTGCCGGGGGTGTAACAGTTGGTTCGGATTCGGCACATGCAACAAGTGAAGCTGCAGTTATCAAGCTTGCAATCGATATAAATTTTCTCATAATATTCGCCTCCAATACACTTATAGATAGGATAAAAAAGACTCTCAAATGTTATCAAGAGTCTTTTTGCGGATTAGCCCTTAACAGCACCAATCATAACACCTTTTACGAAATACTTTTGTACAAACGGATATACGCAAAGTACAGGAATGATAGCAACGATGATAGTTGCATATTTGATTACATCAGACATATCGGCCTGAAGCCCTGTTGCCACACCAACCACTGTTTCTTCGAGCTGATTTTGAAGCAAAATTTCGCGCAAGAATAATTGTAATGGAAAGAGAGTTCGATCGCGCAGATAGATTGTTGCAGGGAGCCAAGAGTTCCAGTGGCCCACGCCATAGTATAAGGCTATAACGGCCAGAGTTGGCTTTGACAATGGCAAAATGATGTTGGTGAGGACAACCCAGTCGTTTGCGCCATCAATTTTGGCAGATTCTTCTAAGCTGTCTGGGATAGCAAAAAATCCGGTTCGCATTATTATTAGGTTGGAGGTGACGATGGCCCCTGGCAATAGCTGAGTCCATATTGATTCGCCTAGCATTCCGCTGACAACTAAAAACGTTGGGATCAGTCCGCCACCAAATTGCATTGTAAAAATGATTACGATGGTCAAAAATTTTCGAATATATAAATCTCTTCGGGATAACGCAAAGGCACCCAAGATTGTCATAAACATATTGATTGCAGTGCCGGCAGCCACGTAGAATAATGTATTGCGATATCCAATTAATACCGATGGATTGTCAAATACCAGCTTATAGGCTTCGAGCGAAAATCCAAGAGGGTATAGCATAATTCCTTCCTGTTGTTGCAGTAATACAGGATCGCTAATGGATGACATCATCACATAAATAATGGGATATAGCGTTAGGATACATAATAGTGTCAAGGCTGCGACGTTAAAATAATCAAATGCTGTTACTTTTTCTTTCACAAAAGCTCCCCCTTTCTTACCATAAGCTGGTTTCGTTTAATTTTTTGTTAACGCGGTTTGCGATGATTAGCAAGAAGATGTTGATTAGAGAGTTGAATAGCCCCACGGCAGCCGAGTAGCTATAATTACCCTCGATCATACCCTTGCGATATACAAAGGATGAAATAACATCAGCTTGGTCATAAATAGCAGGATTGTATAGCAAAACAATTTTTTCCCAGCCGACAGTCATAGCGCGGCCGACTCTCATAATAAATAGCGTCGCAATAGTTGGCATAATGCCCGGAAGCGTTACGTAGAGAACCTTTTTAAATCGGGTCGCGCCATCGATGGATGCGGCTTCATATAACTCTGGTGCGATGCCAGTCAGTGCAGAAAGGTAAATGATAGTGCCCCATCCAATATGTTGCCAGATGTCGCTGACTACATAAATTGGAATAAACATATCACCGATGTTTAGTAAGTTACCGATGTCGATGCCAAACCACTTAAGTACGTTGTTGATTACACCATCGGAGGCAACCATATCAACTACCAAACCAGCCATAACGACAACAGAGATAAAGTGGGGCATATATGTTACAGTTTGAACTGTCTTTTTGAATTTTTTGGAGCGAACTTCGTTTAAGAGCAACGCCAAAATTATCGGCGCTGGAAAGCCAAATAAAATCGATGTTAAGCTGATAGAGATAGTATTTCGTAGCAAATCCCAAAAATAATAGCTTTCAAAAAAGTCGATAAAATTTTGTAACCCAACCCATTCGCTAGCCAAAATGCCTCGAGCGGGGCGATAATCTTTGAATGCAATCATCAAGCCACCCATTGGTGCGTAGTGAAAAAGGATGTAGTATACAATTACAGGTATTAGCATCCAATAAATCATCTTGTGTTTTTTGTAGTCATTTTTCACATTTTGCCAAATAGTTTTTTTGGGTTTGCCATTAACCAGAGCTTTTTTATGCTTTATTTGTTCCATTGTTAACCTCCTTATAAAAGTTAGTATAAACTATCTAACAAGATATCGATCAAGTGCAGATTGCTGAATATCAATAACTTCTTGAATTTTCATTTTGTTGAGTGTCGCGAGAAAATCATCATATTTATCAAAAGATTCGATGCCCATAATAAACTTGGCAGCCATTTCGTTTACATAAGTAGTAACGTCACTCATAATTTTGGAGTAGCGATCGTTTTCTTCTAGAGTCATAGTTAAAGTTTGAGGCATAATATAGGAATAATCCGCATTGCTAGCCCAGGTGTCCCAAGCAACTTGATATTGAGGATCGCTATACATCAAGGATTGATTTTCCCAGTCCCAAACCATAGCGCTATCGCGAAGCATATACTGTCTTTGAACTTCGTTAGTGGTTAGCCCATCTGGGTGATTCCAATAAAAATCAGTGTATTGATGCTTGCCGTTTTCATCTATATAATAAGTAGCGGACATATCATCTTTGCCAGTTCCGAGAGTTCCCCAAGATATTTCGGTAATACCTTCGGGGCTGTATAAATGATCAACCCACTGAATAATCTCGATAGGATTTTTGGCATTGCTCGAAATGTATGCAGGAGATTGGTTGAATGGCTCAACATAGTCTCTTAAATGAATCTGATCTCCAACATTAAGTACGGGATATGGGGTAATTAAGACTTCCACTTTTTCGTTTCCGAGCTTTACAGAAGTGGATGGAGCGGAGATGATACTATTTGCGTGCAGTACAGAAGCCCCCATAATTCCGGCATCAAAATCTGGGCGAATATCTTTAGCCTGATTCTTAGAAAGGTAATCTTGGTCTAATAGGTCCAGGTTATACCATTTGCTAAATAGCTGCAAAAAGTCTTTATACCCAGGTTCTAGAGGGCCAAATTTTACTGTACCATCGACGTTGATAAATTCTGCTCCGGGAGCTACGCCATAAGCACTAGAAAATGCGTAAAACAGTCCGCTAAATTCGTTGTTCGCGCCAAAGCTAAATGGAATTTTAACCCCCATATCTTTAAAGGCGAGTAGCATCTCTTCCCAGTCTGCAATAGTAATAGGTGTATCGAGCCCAGCTTTGTCTAAGAGTTTTTGTTAACCATAGGTCCGTTAAAAGGAAGCCCTTGCATTTCTGGGTCTGGAAGAGTTGATCCGAAGTATGCCAAAACGCCGCTGTCGGTATAAGCACCTTTTTTCATATCCTCCGAAGCATTAATGCGTGCCATATAGTTTGGAGCATATTCTTCAACAAGATCTGTGATATCTAAAATTACACCATCTGCTAATGCGCCGTCGACTCCTCCGCGATAATGAAGAGGTAAATTGTATCTAAATAAATCTGGCATTCCATCGTTTCCACCAGCCAATAAAAGGTTCATTTGAGACTTTTCTTGGCCTACGGGAGGGCTTACATAATCAACTTTCATTCCGGTTTGGGCTTCGAGTCGCGCAGCAGCAGGATGGTCGTTATGGTCTGTAACGGCTTTAGAAGTGATAGAGTGCATTCCGAGCCAATATTCAAATTCGCCAATTCCCTCAGGTCCATCGTGAACGACTGCCACTTTTTCTTCTTCGCCACCGCAGGCTACTAGAGATGTTGTTAGCAATACCGCTAATAATGCTGTTCGTAATGTTTTCTTCATAATTAATTCCCCCTATTGTTTTATTGTATTTGAAAATGTCAATTAGAATTTTGTTTGATACAGATATTCTACATTGTAAAAAAATTATTGTAAATCGGCTATTTTTTTCGATATTTAGAGCGAAATGCTAGTATATCAAGGATTTGTGTAAAGCGTCTATATAAAATCTTCAATATTTGCCACGTCGCGTTATTTTGCACAATCGAGAAAAAATGTAATTTTGAGGATGTTTTAAGGTTTCCGATATTTCCCAGGAGTAATACCTTCGTATCTTTTAAACACTCTAATAAAGACATCAGAGTTTAAATATCCAACATCTTCTGCGATTTGCTTAATTGTGAATTTTGTCTTTAATAAAAGGTCCTTGCTCTGTTTGATTCGATATATATGAATATAATCAGAAATATTTATGCCGCATTCTTTTTTAAATTTCTTTGACATAACTGATAAACTGATTCCAAAATTATCGGCAACCATGCTAACCGATAATGAAGAGTTTTTGTAGTTAACGGAGACAAACTGCTCAACATCTGCAGTAAAACTTGTTGACTTCATTTCTTTAGAGTAGTTGTCAAGTTGGTCTAAATATATATTTATAGCGTCAGCGATGTCGGTAACAGATACCTTTGTTTCAATGATATCATATAATTTTGCTAGATTATCTGTATCAGAAGAAGGCATACTCATCAAAATGTTAAGAATGCCATATAGCTTACATTTAATCACCATAGCCTGGTTTGCAAATTTACTTGTTAGTATATCGGTCATATTTTTAAGCATAATTTGAGCCGACTTATAATTTTCATCTGTTATAGCGCTTTGGAAGTTTTTTTCGTATTGGTAGTATTTGGTGTTGTAAGTATAATTTTTTTTACTATCAGATTGATATTCTTTGGTTGAAAGACCTGTCACAAGACATTGTTCTAATGCGTTCATTGCTTCATTATAAGCCTGATAAAGATCAAAATAGCTATCTTTAACATCGCTAGCGGCGGCAATAATTTTGATAGGGTCTAACTTACTTAATAAATTCTCGATGTTATCCATTAGTGGACCTTTATTATACGCATTTTGATCATAATTAATTATAAATACGATCATCCCATTCAAATAAATTTCATATATCATAGCATTTTGGTCAATTAGTTGTTCTATTTCTGCCATTATAACTGGAAAAATATTGTTAGGAGGCTTTGTGGTGTTTGCATATAGAATAGCAACTCGATATTTGCTATAGTTAAACTTTAAATTATGATAATTAATCAATTTGGTATAATTTTCTCTATCTTCTATTTCTGAGGTAATCAACCTATTAAGAAAATAAGTTTGCAAATACCTTTCGCTACTTTCCAAGGTGATTTCTAATTTCTTTTTATCAATAATAAGTTGAGTAACGGTATTATTTATAAATTGAAAAGCATTATAATCATCAAAAAAATTATTGTGTTCATTAAGTAATGAAATAGTATCTCCAATAGACTGATATTCTCTAACTTTAATGATTCTGATTAAGATATATAAAATAGCAGCAAATAAAACGATGCTAATTAGGGTAATTAAATTTAGTAGTGTGGCTCCTCCGGTTATTTTCTTAGAAGGCAGTAATAAAAAATAGTTATAGTTTGAAGTTGCGGAGCTAATTTGATAAGAAAAATAGTCATGGCTTCTATCAAGAGAAACAAATTCATTATTTTTGAGATCGCCTTCTGCCTTGTTTGCTAAATTTTGATTATTATAGTAGATTATTTCTCCGGATTTATTAGTAAGCACAAAAAGCGCATCATCGTCCAGGATCGTATAATCGAGGATATTGTCCAGCTGCCTCAAATTGATTTTGATAATAACGTCGATATTGGCAGATTGGATTGTATCAGCATATAATAGACTAGCAATATTGGTAGTATTTGTCATGTATATAGGTAAAATTTGACCGTTATAATTTTTATCTAAAAAAACTCTAGGACTTGGCAGGTGAGTAAAAAATTGTGTAATCTCATTTTCGGAAATAGCATCAATTACTTTATATGTATTGGGATTAAAAATAATTTCCTGATCTTCAAAATATATTAAATAACTTTCGATTAATGGAGTTGTTAGAAAATACGTTTCAAAATTATCTGAAAATTTGGCAAAGTTATAACGATCTTCTGGTGCAAGCGGTTCATTAGCTGTGAGTACACTTAGCGTAGAAGGAGAATTTTGAATATGTACTACAAAATCATTGAAATCTTGAAATTGTTGATCTAATTGTAGCGCAATGTGTTCTATAATAATCTGATTAGACTTAATCGCTTCTTTTTTGACTAAATTGGCGCCTTGTAGTGTTAAAATAATAATAGAACAAAAAGGAACTGCTAGTACGATTAAAAAATAAACGAAGATAGTTAAATGCCATTTTTGTTTCATATAATCCTCCTTTTTAAAAATTTATTTTTATTATACATGTTTTTGACTGATTTGTCATCTGAAATATTCTATAAATCAGTAATTTTTAGGCAAAAAAATAGAACCACATATTGAATTAATGGTTCTAATAGTATAAAACTAAATTTTAAATTTTTCTACTTGTTGATTTAAACTATCTGCCTGAGTGGCAAGACCCTTTCCGACTTCGGCTGTATTCTTAAATATTCGTGAATTATCATTAATGGCCGTGCGGAGAGAGTCCGTTTGTTTGATAAGAGTGTTAATAAGACCTTGTTGAAACTTGGTATTTTCTTGTTGTTCGATTGTAAGCTTAGTATTTTCGTCCATGCTAACGGTGATTTCCTCCAAGACTTTGGCGGTTTCGTGAGCAGTGTTTTCTCCTTTTTTAACACTTTCTAAACTGTGTTTAATAACTTCATCTATTTGGCTAACAGTTTCTGAACTCTTAGTAGCTAAATCTCTAATTTCATTAGCAACAACTGCAAAGCCTTTGCCAGACTCACCAGCTCTAGCCGCTTCAATAGCAGCATTCAACGCAAGTAAATTGGTTTGAGAGGCAATATCTTGTATGATTTTTGTGATATGAGAAACGTTGTTACTTGATTCACTGATATCTTGCATAGATAGTAGCATTCCTTCCATCATTTTGGAGCTATATTCAACTTTGGTTTTTGTATCTTGTAATGCTTTAGCTGTTTTTTCAACATGTTGAATATTATTATTGGTATTATCCGTAATTTTATTGGTTGAAGAGATGAATTCTGAAATAATATTTTCTTGTTCTTCAACTTTTTGAGAAATCAATTCAGAATCATTCAAAATTTGATCAGCATTGATGGTAAGTTCTTTTGTACTACTTTGAATTTTATGAATTACATTACCAATTTGGAGATTAATCTTGTTGATAGATGTTTCCATAACTTTAAAGGCACCTTGATAATGAATTTTAGGTTTATTCGTTAAATCACCTTCAGCGATAGATTCGAGATTTTCAGATACATCTGTTAGCAAAGCACTAGTGTTTTGAATCATATTTCGTAAGTTGTTTGCAACTGCGCCTAATTCATCTTGAGATGTGTATTCTACCCAAACATTGTAATTGCTTTTTGCAAGGTCAGTAATTGTATTTTGAATTTGTTTAAGAGGCAAAACAATAGTATTGCCAAGAAAACGTGAAATGACAGCGATTAAAAGCGTTGATATAACAGCTAAAACTATGGCAGTAATTCTGATGTTATTAGTTAAATTAATGGTTTCATCAATATCTTTTTTTGATGTTGAACTAAGTGTATATGTAAGTTCTTCTGAAAGTTCAATAACTGCTGCCACTGCGGGAGTGCATTCATTGATGATCATATATTCAGATTCTTCAAACTTATCAGAAGATATTAAATTTAAAATTTCCCCTCCTATTGTAAGCCAATGGGCAATTTCATTTTCATACTCTGTCGCATTAATATTGTATGAGTATAACTTTTGTTCTAATTCTGTAACCTCTTTTGAAAAATCTGAAATTTCTCGATTAAGTCTGGATTAATTTGTAAATCTCTGATATCTTTTGCAATAGATAGTATATCAGTAGCATGATTTTTAATGTCAGATTCAAGTTGATAAGAATTATCTATAAAATTTTCAAACTTTTGCCTAGACATTTGTAGGCCCCATATTAAAGACCAAATAATAGCTAAAGACATACCAGTTATTATTACATTAGATAAA is a genomic window of Candidatus Epulonipiscium viviparus containing:
- a CDS encoding methyl-accepting chemotaxis protein, whose protein sequence is MIINECTPAVAAVIELSEELTYTLSSTSKKDIDETINLTNNIRITAIVLAVISTLLIAVISRFLGNTIVLPLKQIQNTITDLAKSNYNVWVEYTSQDELGAVANNLRNMIQNTSALLTDVSENLESIAEGDLTNKPKIHYQGAFKVMETSINKINLQIGNVIHKIQSSTKELTINADQILNDSELISQKVEEQENIISEFISSTNKITDNTNNNIQHVEKTAKALQDTKTKVEYSSKMMEGMLLSMQDISESSNNVSHITKIIQDIASQTNLLALNAAIEAARAGESGKGFAVVANEIRDLATKSSETVSQIDEVIKHSLESVKKGENTAHETAKVLEEITVSMDENTKLTIEQQENTKFQQGLINTLIKQTDSLRTAINDNSRIFKNTAEVGKGLATQADSLNQQVEKFKI
- a CDS encoding carbohydrate ABC transporter permease produces the protein MKEKVTAFDYFNVAALTLLCILTLYPIIYVMMSSISDPVLLQQQEGIMLYPLGFSLEAYKLVFDNPSVLIGYRNTLFYVAAGTAINMFMTILGAFALSRRDLYIRKFLTIVIIFTMQFGGGLIPTFLVVSGMLGESIWTQLLPGAIVTSNLIIMRTGFFAIPDSLEESAKIDGANDWVVLTNIILPLSKPTLAVIALYYGVGHWNSWLPATIYLRDRTLFPLQLFLREILLQNQLEETVVGVATGLQADMSDVIKYATIIVAIIPVLCVYPFVQKYFVKGVMIGAVKG
- a CDS encoding ABC transporter substrate-binding protein — protein: MRKFISIASLITAASLVACAESEPTVTPPATALTTTDPVAALDFGGWEINVAQYNSESEPEEKRSNYDELLWEHRNNMAKKHNYTFSKDALTTYMDSLEFLSTTVLAEDPGGEIHRMPPEFANAIARNHLAYDLTTLENIDVTDPKWNPVVTEMMTVGGAVYGVVKDLYPEKTVYFNKRLFEEAGLDPDLLYDLQAADEWTWEAFEEVSAKLTRDTNNDGITDHYAFALQPTHFFEMAILSNHGSIIGKDKNDIYFNNAGSPETLQALEWAIAYYNKGYDTTPTPWKSIPNVFMNGDVAMFLGDVWNARDFAAGMEDDYGIVCFPKGPKGSLTVKTSGQGYVIPSTYTKEEAEMIALAFDQYNSLPPGYDAQTAWKDEHYPLYRDSRAVDETHAIALTPGTAKSDYDKMISADVKITALYTDIYLNGLTPAEAVQKHSPVWQVALDVANAR
- a CDS encoding helix-turn-helix transcriptional regulator, whose amino-acid sequence is MKQKWHLTIFVYFLIVLAVPFCSIIILTLQGANLVKKEAIKSNQIIIEHIALQLDQQFQDFNDFVVHIQNSPSTLSVLTANEPLAPEDRYNFAKFSDNFETYFLTTPLIESYLIYFEDQEIIFNPNTYKVIDAISENEITQFFTHLPSPRVFLDKNYNGQILPIYMTNTTNIASLLYADTIQSANIDVIIKINLRQLDNILDYTILDDDALFVLTNKSGEIIYYNNQNLANKAEGDLKNNEFVSLDRSHDYFSYQISSATSNYNYFLLLPSKKITGGATLLNLITLISIVLFAAILYILIRIIKVREYQSIGDTISLLNEHNNFFDDYNAFQFINNTVTQLIIDKKKLEITLESSERYLQTYFLNRLITSEIEDRENYTKLINYHNLKFNYSKYRVAILYANTTKPPNNIFPVIMAEIEQLIDQNAMIYEIYLNGMIVFIINYDQNAYNKGPLMDNIENLLSKLDPIKIIAAASDVKDSYFDLYQAYNEAMNALEQCLVTGLSTKEYQSDSKKNYTYNTKYYQYEKNFQSAITDENYKSAQIMLKNMTDILTSKFANQAMVIKCKLYGILNILMSMPSSDTDNLAKLYDIIETKVSVTDIADAINIYLDQLDNYSKEMKSTSFTADVEQFVSVNYKNSSLSVSMVADNFGISLSVMSKKFKKECGINISDYIHIYRIKQSKDLLLKTKFTIKQIAEDVGYLNSDVFIRVFKRYEGITPGKYRKP
- a CDS encoding ABC transporter permease, translated to MEQIKHKKALVNGKPKKTIWQNVKNDYKKHKMIYWMLIPVIVYYILFHYAPMGGLMIAFKDYRPARGILASEWVGLQNFIDFFESYYFWDLLRNTISISLTSILFGFPAPIILALLLNEVRSKKFKKTVQTVTYMPHFISVVVMAGLVVDMVASDGVINNVLKWFGIDIGNLLNIGDMFIPIYVVSDIWQHIGWGTIIYLSALTGIAPELYEAASIDGATRFKKVLYVTLPGIMPTIATLFIMRVGRAMTVGWEKIVLLYNPAIYDQADVISSFVYRKGMIEGNYSYSAAVGLFNSLINIFLLIIANRVNKKLNETSLW